The Myxococcus guangdongensis genome contains a region encoding:
- a CDS encoding RNA polymerase sigma factor: MSAAVQGLRMTTVRLAREAEEPMEAARGADEEVLARKALAGDRSAWDALVARHHRRVVVSLLARGVRVDRAHELAQETWARLIQQQQRGLLTELRLPNLALTQAAFLAADDARRARRESISGAVEELPERQHPVDPAVSAERRLLSEEQLSRAHAALAQVSPSARSVFLLACDGQELPHAEVAAKVGLSVQRVRQILCEVRKKLRSALEEETHA, from the coding sequence ATGAGTGCAGCCGTGCAGGGCCTGCGGATGACGACGGTTCGACTAGCGAGGGAAGCCGAGGAGCCGATGGAGGCGGCGCGCGGGGCGGACGAGGAGGTCCTGGCGCGCAAGGCGCTCGCCGGGGACCGGTCTGCCTGGGACGCGTTGGTTGCGCGCCACCACCGCCGCGTCGTGGTATCGCTCCTGGCCCGGGGCGTCCGGGTGGACCGGGCCCACGAGCTCGCCCAGGAGACGTGGGCGAGGCTCATCCAACAACAGCAGCGTGGACTGCTGACGGAGCTGCGCCTGCCCAACCTCGCCCTCACCCAGGCGGCCTTCCTGGCCGCGGACGATGCCCGCCGGGCCCGGCGAGAGTCCATCTCCGGGGCGGTGGAGGAATTGCCCGAGCGTCAGCATCCGGTGGACCCGGCCGTGTCCGCCGAGCGTCGCCTGCTGTCCGAGGAACAACTGTCCCGCGCCCACGCCGCGCTCGCCCAGGTGTCGCCGAGCGCGCGGAGCGTCTTCCTCCTGGCCTGTGACGGCCAGGAGCTACCCCATGCCGAAGTCGCCGCGAAAGTCGGACTCTCCGTCCAGCGCGTGCGGCAGATCCTGTGCGAGGTGCGCAAGAAGCTGCGCTCCGCGCTCGAGGAGGAGACCCATGCTTAA
- a CDS encoding PaaI family thioesterase, with protein sequence MSDAPSVPPAKPSQAALDRYAELFNQSLTLRHFGAQVAFPEGRKVVVTIPELKPEHRGGVGSAAAVNGGILAALFDYAIGTSGALVDPSRRCATVQLSMSFQRPVTGDHLRVEAEIDSQGLTLLFATARVYDSQDRVCGKCQGVVRLSNLPWPSGESPAAN encoded by the coding sequence ATGTCCGACGCCCCCTCCGTCCCCCCGGCGAAGCCCTCCCAGGCCGCGCTGGACCGCTACGCCGAGCTGTTCAACCAGAGCCTCACCCTGCGCCACTTCGGCGCCCAGGTGGCCTTCCCGGAGGGTCGCAAGGTGGTGGTCACCATCCCCGAGCTCAAGCCCGAACACCGCGGCGGCGTGGGCAGCGCCGCGGCCGTCAACGGCGGCATCCTCGCCGCCCTCTTCGACTACGCCATCGGCACCAGCGGCGCGCTGGTGGACCCGTCCCGCCGCTGCGCCACCGTGCAGCTCTCCATGAGCTTCCAGCGCCCCGTCACCGGCGACCACCTGCGCGTGGAGGCCGAAATCGACAGCCAGGGCCTCACCCTGCTGTTCGCCACCGCCCGCGTCTACGACAGCCAGGACCGCGTCTGTGGGAAATGCCAGGGCGTCGTCCGCCTCTCCAACCTCCCCTGGCCCTCGGGGGAAAGCCCCGCCGCGAACTGA
- a CDS encoding SDR family NAD(P)-dependent oxidoreductase, translating into MDLELGGKVVLVTGGSDGLGAAVARRLVREGAKVALCARGAERLEATAQALRAEGGDVLAVQADVSKAWEVEHFVDAAHARWGRVDALVNNAGTAAARPFASVSDAEWEADLQLKLFAAVRASRHVLPHLSEAGGGAIVNVLAIGAKTPGAQSTPSSVSRAAGMALTKALSKELGPRNIRVNAVLVGIIESGQWVRRAQELGKPVETFQSEMARNAGIPLGRVGRAEEFADVVAFLLSPRGGYISGAAINVDGGLSGAT; encoded by the coding sequence GTGGACCTGGAGCTGGGTGGCAAGGTGGTGCTGGTGACGGGGGGCTCGGACGGGCTGGGGGCGGCGGTGGCCCGGAGGCTCGTGCGGGAGGGGGCGAAGGTGGCCCTCTGCGCCCGGGGCGCGGAGCGGCTGGAGGCCACCGCGCAGGCGCTGAGGGCCGAGGGTGGGGACGTGCTCGCGGTGCAGGCGGACGTGTCCAAGGCGTGGGAGGTGGAGCACTTCGTCGACGCCGCGCATGCGCGGTGGGGCAGGGTGGACGCGCTGGTGAACAACGCCGGCACCGCGGCGGCCCGGCCCTTCGCGTCGGTGTCGGATGCGGAGTGGGAAGCGGACCTGCAGCTCAAGTTGTTCGCGGCCGTGCGCGCGTCGCGCCATGTGCTGCCGCACCTGAGCGAGGCGGGCGGTGGCGCCATCGTCAACGTGCTGGCGATTGGGGCGAAGACGCCGGGCGCGCAGTCGACGCCGTCGTCGGTGTCGCGCGCGGCGGGCATGGCGCTCACCAAGGCGCTGTCGAAGGAGCTGGGGCCTCGCAACATCCGCGTCAACGCGGTGCTGGTGGGCATCATCGAGAGTGGCCAGTGGGTGCGCCGGGCGCAGGAGCTGGGCAAGCCGGTGGAGACGTTCCAGTCGGAGATGGCGCGCAACGCGGGCATCCCGCTGGGGCGAGTGGGGCGCGCGGAGGAGTTCGCGGACGTGGTGGCCTTCCTGCTGTCGCCGCGGGGTGGCTACATCAGTGGCGCGGCCATCAACGTGGATGGCGGGTTGTCCGGCGCGACGTAG
- a CDS encoding ATP-dependent helicase encodes MNAHESALLEDLNDPQREAVLHHGGPLLVLSGAGSGKTRVITRRVAYLVKVHEVFPWRILAVTFTNKAAREMRERLVQLLGRQANDLVVSTFHSSAAMILRREAEHVGLTRSFVIYDDGDQLNVVKRAMREAGLEQSMQPREILSRIDQEKNQARLPEDMVVEPGDERGLLVQRIYHAYQERLRAANAVDFGDLLLLLVTLFRKRPEVLENYRRRFHHVLVDEFQDTNPVQYALLKQLAPPPSANLVVVGDDDQSIYRWRGADVDNILNFPREYPGAKVVKLEQNYRSDRNILDAAYEVIRKNTRRMEKKLWSDRPAGQTLQLMLNRDERMEAQEISRQILALQREGFIKFSSMAVFYRVNAQSRVLEEALRLARVPYTLVSGRSFYDRAEVRDASAYLRLMVNPRSDADLLRIINTPARGIGDTTVERVVDHANTRNQSLYEVLAEPGLIPALNTTAVKRLRTFHGLLESLHRYAQGTTDAASAVDEMLRETKLVETLVAEGSDEATTRAENLREFLGAAQEFDLNRAAAAVAAASAPQVEVPPEVDAAPLSADTPPLQAFLEQISLVGDADAEVGEGRVALMTLHAAKGLEFDAVFLTGLEDGVFPHSRALKGEDPDNGEEMAEERRLCYVGFTRARKRLFVSLAQCRSLFGELRYNPPSRFLRDVPPKLFGISEQDIPEPPRPAPMAAPRKRTWDEDDGPRIDRSYSQASDMDGVSGDVRGMRVRHEQFGVGRIVAADGTGPNAKVTVEFGGAVGLKRVIARFLMPG; translated from the coding sequence GTGAACGCCCACGAATCCGCCCTCCTCGAAGACCTGAATGACCCCCAGCGCGAGGCCGTGCTGCACCACGGCGGCCCGCTCCTCGTCCTGTCGGGCGCGGGCAGCGGCAAGACGCGCGTCATCACCCGCCGGGTGGCGTACCTGGTGAAGGTCCACGAGGTGTTCCCCTGGCGCATCCTCGCCGTCACCTTCACCAACAAGGCGGCCCGCGAGATGCGCGAGCGCCTGGTGCAACTGCTGGGGCGTCAGGCGAACGACCTGGTGGTGAGCACGTTCCACTCCTCGGCCGCCATGATCCTGCGCCGCGAGGCGGAGCACGTGGGGCTCACCCGCTCGTTCGTCATCTACGACGACGGCGACCAGCTCAACGTCGTCAAGCGCGCCATGCGCGAGGCGGGGCTGGAGCAGTCCATGCAGCCGCGCGAAATCTTGAGCCGCATCGACCAGGAGAAGAACCAGGCCCGGCTGCCGGAGGACATGGTGGTGGAGCCCGGTGACGAGCGCGGGCTGCTCGTCCAGCGCATCTACCACGCGTACCAGGAGCGCCTGCGCGCGGCCAACGCGGTGGACTTCGGGGACCTGTTGCTGCTGCTGGTGACGCTCTTCCGCAAGCGGCCGGAGGTGCTGGAGAACTACCGCCGGCGCTTCCACCACGTGCTGGTGGACGAGTTCCAGGACACCAACCCCGTGCAGTACGCGCTGCTCAAGCAGCTGGCGCCGCCGCCCTCGGCGAACCTCGTCGTCGTGGGCGACGACGACCAGTCCATCTACCGGTGGCGCGGCGCGGACGTGGACAACATCCTCAACTTCCCGCGCGAGTACCCCGGCGCCAAGGTGGTGAAGCTCGAGCAGAACTACCGCTCGGACCGAAACATCCTGGACGCGGCCTACGAGGTCATCCGGAAGAACACGCGCCGGATGGAGAAGAAGCTGTGGTCGGACAGGCCCGCGGGCCAGACGCTCCAGCTGATGCTCAACCGCGACGAGCGGATGGAGGCACAGGAGATTTCACGGCAGATCCTGGCGCTCCAGCGGGAGGGCTTCATCAAGTTCTCCAGCATGGCGGTGTTCTACCGCGTCAACGCGCAGAGCCGCGTGCTGGAGGAGGCGCTGCGGCTGGCGCGCGTGCCGTACACGCTGGTGAGCGGGCGCAGCTTCTATGACCGGGCCGAGGTGCGGGACGCCTCCGCGTACCTGCGGCTGATGGTGAACCCGCGCTCGGACGCGGACCTGCTGCGCATCATCAACACGCCGGCGCGCGGCATCGGCGACACCACGGTGGAGCGCGTGGTGGACCACGCCAACACCCGCAACCAGAGCCTCTACGAGGTGCTCGCCGAGCCCGGGCTCATCCCCGCGCTGAACACCACCGCGGTGAAGCGGCTGCGCACGTTCCACGGGTTGCTGGAGTCCCTGCATCGCTATGCGCAGGGGACGACGGACGCGGCGAGCGCGGTGGACGAGATGCTGCGCGAGACGAAGCTCGTGGAGACGCTGGTCGCCGAGGGCAGCGACGAGGCGACGACGCGGGCGGAGAACCTCCGCGAGTTCCTGGGCGCGGCGCAGGAGTTCGACCTGAACCGCGCGGCGGCGGCGGTGGCCGCGGCGTCCGCCCCTCAGGTCGAGGTGCCTCCGGAGGTGGACGCGGCGCCCCTGTCCGCGGACACGCCCCCGCTGCAGGCGTTCCTCGAGCAGATTTCGCTGGTGGGCGACGCGGACGCGGAGGTGGGCGAGGGTCGGGTGGCGCTGATGACGCTGCACGCGGCGAAGGGCCTGGAGTTCGACGCGGTGTTCCTCACGGGCCTGGAGGACGGCGTCTTCCCGCACTCGCGCGCGCTCAAGGGCGAGGACCCGGACAACGGCGAGGAGATGGCCGAGGAGCGGCGGCTCTGCTACGTGGGCTTCACGCGCGCGCGCAAGCGGCTCTTCGTGAGCCTGGCGCAGTGCCGCTCGCTGTTCGGTGAGCTGCGCTACAACCCGCCCAGCCGCTTCCTGCGCGACGTGCCTCCCAAGCTGTTCGGCATCAGCGAGCAGGACATCCCGGAGCCGCCCCGGCCCGCCCCCATGGCGGCGCCGCGCAAGCGGACCTGGGACGAGGACGACGGTCCGCGCATCGACCGCTCCTACTCACAGGCGTCGGACATGGACGGGGTGAGCGGCGACGTGCGTGGCATGCGCGTGCGGCACGAGCAGTTCGGCGTGGGCCGCATCGTCGCCGCGGACGGCACGGGGCCCAACGCGAAGGTGACGGTGGAGTTCGGCGGCGCCGTGGGACTCAAGCGCGTCATTGCCCGCTTCCTGATGCCGGGGTAG
- a CDS encoding GGDEF domain-containing protein, with protein MSGDETRVTKISSLDLRPERSTECCLVQIHGPELGKKYLVDDSELTIGRDQHNHIVVDLDNVSRRHARVLGRGGKMLVEDLGSTNGTYLNDQEVLQAQPLRSGDLIKVGGSIFKFLDGDNIETQYHETIYTLTIADGLTGVNNKRFFLEYLEREMGRSSRYKGTLSLMMFDIDHFKQINDVHGHLAGDYVLRELAQSVKRLVRREQCFARYGGEEFAVVIPEDGPDKARLFAEKIRKLVAEKQFFYDEKEIPVTISIGVAEMTGDMTEPTHFIKVADANLYKAKKTGRNKVVG; from the coding sequence ATGTCAGGCGACGAAACGCGCGTCACCAAGATTTCCTCCCTGGATCTGCGCCCCGAGCGCAGCACCGAGTGCTGCCTTGTGCAGATTCACGGCCCGGAGCTCGGCAAGAAGTACCTTGTCGACGACTCCGAGCTGACCATTGGGCGAGACCAGCACAACCACATCGTGGTGGACCTGGACAACGTCTCCCGTCGGCACGCCCGCGTGCTGGGGCGGGGCGGGAAGATGCTGGTGGAGGATTTGGGCTCCACCAACGGCACCTACCTGAACGACCAGGAGGTGCTGCAGGCCCAGCCCCTGCGCAGCGGCGACCTCATCAAGGTCGGCGGCTCCATCTTCAAGTTCCTCGATGGCGACAACATCGAGACCCAGTACCACGAGACCATCTACACGCTGACCATCGCGGACGGCCTCACCGGCGTGAACAACAAGCGCTTCTTCCTCGAGTACCTCGAGCGGGAGATGGGGCGCTCCAGCCGGTACAAGGGCACGTTGTCGCTGATGATGTTCGACATCGACCACTTCAAGCAGATCAACGACGTCCACGGGCACCTGGCCGGGGACTACGTGCTGCGGGAGCTGGCCCAGTCCGTCAAGCGGCTGGTGCGCCGCGAGCAGTGCTTCGCGCGCTACGGCGGCGAGGAGTTCGCCGTGGTCATCCCCGAGGACGGGCCGGACAAGGCGCGCCTGTTCGCGGAGAAGATTCGCAAGCTCGTCGCGGAGAAGCAGTTCTTCTACGACGAGAAGGAGATTCCGGTGACCATCTCCATCGGCGTGGCGGAGATGACCGGCGACATGACGGAGCCCACGCACTTCATCAAGGTCGCGGACGCCAACCTGTACAAGGCGAAGAAGACGGGCCGCAACAAGGTGGTGGGTTGA
- a CDS encoding outer membrane protein assembly factor BamB family protein, producing the protein MSAAGCREPAQTAFRYSTDASSRAGLTSLSDGVLTGNEAGAVVRLDRTGAVQWRVALGREVATRPVVAGDSVIAGTVAGDLVSLSLADGSERWRLTGEPPVLTPLVVAADGQSLFVVALDGAVRSLAVDTGKVRWKTPAPKSTEAPSEASRGLPTPVLADGRLVIALGGAGLVALSVTDGAPLWRHATGDVLGLEVEGDVLFLDTKASQVRALRAKDGVMLWEKTVADSLTGPPSLAMGMLWVGARTQDAPVLVGLSPSDGKELARMGLPDPLTTRVAEAGELLLVPTQGRQGRLVALKRPTWERAFSLRTDTALRSPPVVQGEQVFVLGQDGRVLSWKLRPPESP; encoded by the coding sequence GTGTCGGCCGCGGGGTGTCGAGAACCCGCGCAGACGGCTTTCCGGTACTCCACGGATGCATCCTCCCGCGCGGGCCTGACGTCGCTGTCCGACGGCGTCCTCACCGGCAACGAGGCCGGCGCCGTGGTGCGCCTGGACCGGACGGGCGCCGTGCAATGGCGGGTGGCCCTGGGTCGGGAGGTGGCCACGCGCCCCGTCGTGGCGGGCGACAGCGTCATCGCCGGGACGGTGGCCGGGGACCTGGTGTCCCTCTCCCTCGCGGACGGCTCCGAGCGTTGGCGCCTCACCGGCGAGCCCCCCGTCCTGACGCCCCTCGTCGTGGCCGCCGACGGGCAGTCCCTCTTCGTGGTGGCCCTGGATGGCGCGGTGCGTTCGCTCGCGGTCGACACCGGAAAGGTCCGCTGGAAAACCCCCGCGCCCAAGTCCACGGAGGCGCCGTCCGAGGCCAGTCGAGGCCTCCCCACGCCAGTCTTGGCCGACGGAAGGCTCGTCATCGCGCTCGGGGGCGCAGGCCTCGTGGCCCTGTCCGTGACGGACGGTGCCCCGCTCTGGCGACACGCCACGGGGGACGTGCTCGGCCTGGAGGTGGAAGGCGACGTCCTGTTCCTCGATACGAAGGCGTCCCAGGTCCGGGCCCTCCGCGCGAAGGATGGCGTGATGCTCTGGGAGAAGACCGTGGCGGACTCGCTCACGGGCCCACCCTCCCTGGCGATGGGCATGTTGTGGGTGGGCGCTCGGACGCAGGACGCGCCGGTGCTGGTGGGGCTTTCGCCATCGGACGGGAAGGAGCTGGCTCGCATGGGGCTGCCGGACCCGCTCACCACGCGCGTGGCCGAGGCCGGCGAGCTGCTCCTGGTCCCCACGCAGGGACGACAGGGGCGACTGGTGGCGCTGAAGCGTCCGACGTGGGAGCGCGCGTTCTCGCTGCGCACCGACACGGCCTTGCGCTCGCCGCCGGTGGTCCAGGGGGAGCAGGTCTTCGTGCTCGGTCAGGACGGGCGGGTGCTGTCCTGGAAGCTGCGCCCGCCCGAGAGCCCCTGA
- the add gene encoding adenosine deaminase produces the protein MPTIRDDEIPSATGIPSGARRTDFVPPPTLAVTEELLHALPKTDLHCHLDGSMRVKTILELAEQQKVKLPADTEDGLARAIHMGEVCKSLEEYLVAFDVTLSVLQTADALYRAAYELAVDAAAENVRWLEVRYSPALHLQKGLKMTTVIDSVLEGLRVAKRETGIKCGVIVCGIRHINPQTSMRLAELSVAYKNRGVIGFDLAGAEASFPAKDHKDAFQLILKNNVNCTAHAGEAYGPESISQAIHNLGSHRIGHGTRLREDGDLLNYVNDHRIPLEVCPTSNVQTGAVSSLQAHPLKFYFDYGLRVTINTDNRLITDTTVTKELWVAHKELGLSLDDLATIIVSGFKSAFLPFREKQDMLRLVNEEIANTLVAFDKKRHVPVKQPA, from the coding sequence ATGCCTACGATTCGTGACGACGAGATTCCCAGCGCCACCGGCATCCCTTCTGGAGCCCGGCGGACGGACTTCGTCCCGCCCCCCACGCTGGCGGTGACGGAGGAGCTGCTGCACGCGCTCCCGAAGACGGACCTGCACTGCCACCTGGATGGCTCCATGCGGGTGAAGACCATCCTCGAGCTGGCCGAGCAGCAGAAGGTGAAGCTGCCCGCGGACACCGAGGACGGCCTGGCGCGCGCCATCCACATGGGTGAGGTGTGCAAGAGCCTGGAGGAGTACCTGGTCGCGTTCGACGTGACGCTCTCGGTGCTCCAGACGGCGGACGCGCTCTACCGCGCGGCGTACGAGCTGGCGGTGGACGCGGCGGCGGAGAACGTGCGCTGGCTGGAGGTGCGCTACTCGCCCGCGCTGCACCTGCAGAAGGGCCTGAAGATGACCACGGTCATCGACTCGGTGCTCGAGGGCCTGCGCGTGGCCAAGCGCGAGACGGGCATCAAGTGCGGCGTCATCGTCTGCGGCATCCGCCACATCAACCCGCAGACGTCCATGCGGCTGGCGGAGCTGTCGGTGGCCTACAAGAACCGGGGCGTCATCGGCTTCGACCTGGCCGGCGCCGAGGCGAGCTTCCCCGCCAAGGACCACAAGGACGCCTTCCAGCTCATCCTCAAGAACAACGTCAACTGCACCGCGCACGCCGGTGAGGCGTACGGCCCCGAGTCCATCTCCCAGGCCATCCACAACCTGGGCTCGCACCGCATCGGCCACGGCACGCGGCTGCGCGAGGACGGGGACCTGCTCAACTACGTCAACGACCACCGGATTCCGCTGGAGGTCTGCCCCACGTCCAACGTGCAGACGGGCGCGGTGTCCAGCCTCCAGGCGCACCCGTTGAAGTTCTACTTCGACTACGGCCTGCGGGTGACCATCAACACCGACAACCGCCTCATCACCGACACCACGGTGACGAAGGAGCTGTGGGTGGCGCACAAGGAGCTGGGGCTGTCGCTGGACGACCTGGCCACCATCATCGTCTCCGGCTTCAAGAGCGCCTTCCTCCCGTTCCGGGAGAAGCAGGACATGCTGCGGCTGGTGAACGAGGAGATCGCCAACACGTTGGTGGCCTTCGACAAGAAGCGGCATGTGCCGGTGAAGCAGCCGGCGTGA
- a CDS encoding GNAT family N-acetyltransferase — translation MGASGGLHLRPARDSDRRALWRVHTEAVGTLCQGVYAPDELSTWVRLLRPEGYLRPDRPRTVLVAERDRRLVGFGQLDPLNGELEALYVLPDQVGHGVGTHLLAALESVAWGGGSPQVGLDASLNAEDFYRHRGYVSLHEARRPLTARVQLACVRMQKRRPVLPTRRGAPTGAPAPI, via the coding sequence ATGGGCGCGTCGGGCGGCCTCCACCTGCGGCCAGCACGGGACTCGGACCGGCGCGCCCTGTGGCGCGTCCACACCGAGGCGGTGGGGACGTTGTGTCAGGGCGTCTATGCCCCCGACGAGCTGAGCACCTGGGTGCGGCTGTTGCGGCCGGAGGGCTATCTGCGCCCGGACCGGCCGCGCACCGTGCTGGTGGCGGAGCGGGACCGGCGGCTGGTGGGCTTCGGCCAGCTGGACCCGCTCAACGGGGAGCTGGAGGCGCTGTACGTGCTTCCGGACCAGGTGGGCCACGGCGTGGGCACCCACCTGCTCGCCGCGCTGGAGTCGGTGGCCTGGGGCGGCGGAAGTCCCCAGGTGGGCCTGGACGCGAGCCTCAACGCGGAGGACTTCTACCGTCACCGGGGCTACGTGTCGCTGCACGAGGCGCGGCGGCCCCTGACGGCGCGGGTGCAGCTGGCCTGCGTGCGGATGCAGAAGCGCAGGCCCGTGCTGCCGACGCGCCGTGGGGCCCCCACGGGAGCGCCCGCGCCTATTTGA
- a CDS encoding RtcB family protein translates to MQPKLNRLLRALAREGLEVTYDGRLYSVRLLGDANAPPAEVLLPPDLPVEGKAFQQLAHLAALKHPGGGEVLRVRATPDFHPGDSGVAIGSVLHTRGLVVPGAVGTDINCGMRLHVADLSVEDFLSRRDDFVERMKGHYFFGTRDVAMSSRASTALLRDGLPGWLLETLDTPLGCARSADLAQLDAEVERVHLGGALHGNPTWAPDALTREGVVRDAGLATIGGGNHFVEVQRVEAVEDRARAWAWGVREGQLAFMIHSGSRDVGKHVGVAWRERTRKAWPQGAPFPESGILPLADEALVAGYLEAEATAANYAFLNRLLLAELLRQTLRELFGDVEAPLVYDVPHNLTLPYEGGWLARKGACPAGAEQPVIIPGSMGATSFLMVGCGDARSLESASHGAGRARSRFAMSRGGADHSEAALGLAGVDCISLRAERRVEEAPAAYKPIRPVVDSQVEAGIVREVARLAPLLTFKA, encoded by the coding sequence ATGCAGCCGAAATTGAATCGGCTCCTGCGGGCGCTTGCCCGCGAGGGGCTCGAGGTGACCTATGACGGTCGCCTCTACTCCGTGCGCCTCCTGGGCGACGCGAACGCGCCGCCCGCCGAGGTGCTCCTCCCACCGGACCTGCCCGTCGAGGGCAAGGCCTTCCAACAACTCGCGCACCTCGCGGCCCTGAAGCACCCGGGCGGCGGAGAGGTCCTCCGCGTGCGCGCCACCCCCGACTTCCACCCGGGCGACTCCGGCGTGGCCATCGGCTCGGTGCTGCACACGCGGGGACTCGTCGTCCCCGGCGCCGTGGGCACCGACATCAACTGTGGCATGCGCCTGCACGTCGCCGACCTGTCGGTGGAGGACTTCCTCTCCCGCCGCGACGACTTCGTCGAGCGCATGAAGGGCCACTACTTCTTCGGCACGCGGGACGTCGCCATGTCCTCGCGCGCCTCCACCGCGCTCCTGCGTGATGGCCTCCCTGGCTGGCTCCTGGAGACGCTGGACACGCCGCTGGGCTGCGCGCGAAGCGCGGACCTGGCGCAGCTCGACGCGGAGGTCGAGCGTGTCCACCTGGGCGGCGCGCTGCACGGCAACCCGACCTGGGCCCCGGACGCGCTCACCCGCGAGGGCGTGGTGCGCGACGCGGGCCTGGCCACCATCGGCGGAGGCAACCACTTCGTCGAGGTGCAGCGCGTGGAGGCCGTCGAGGACCGCGCGCGGGCCTGGGCGTGGGGCGTGCGAGAAGGGCAGCTCGCGTTCATGATTCACTCGGGCAGCCGCGACGTCGGCAAGCACGTGGGCGTGGCCTGGCGCGAGCGCACGCGCAAGGCCTGGCCCCAGGGCGCGCCCTTCCCGGAGAGCGGAATCCTTCCTCTCGCCGACGAGGCGCTCGTCGCCGGCTACCTGGAGGCGGAGGCCACCGCCGCCAACTACGCCTTCCTCAACCGGTTGCTGCTCGCGGAGCTGCTGCGCCAGACGCTGCGAGAGCTGTTCGGAGACGTGGAGGCGCCGCTCGTCTACGACGTGCCTCACAACCTCACGCTCCCGTACGAGGGCGGGTGGCTCGCGCGCAAGGGGGCCTGCCCCGCGGGCGCCGAGCAGCCCGTCATCATCCCCGGCTCCATGGGCGCCACGTCCTTCCTCATGGTGGGGTGTGGTGACGCGCGGTCGCTCGAGTCCGCGTCCCACGGGGCGGGCCGGGCCCGCTCGCGCTTCGCCATGTCGCGCGGCGGAGCGGACCACAGCGAGGCGGCGCTGGGCCTGGCCGGCGTGGACTGCATCTCCCTGAGGGCCGAGCGCCGCGTGGAGGAGGCCCCCGCCGCCTACAAGCCCATCCGTCCGGTGGTGGACTCCCAGGTGGAGGCCGGCATCGTCCGCGAGGTCGCGCGTCTGGCCCCGCTGCTCACCTTCAAGGCCTGA
- the glgC gene encoding glucose-1-phosphate adenylyltransferase has translation MSKVLAMILAGGAGTRLEPLTRERAKPAVPFGGRYRIIDFALSNFTNSGVYRVKVLTQYKSDSLNNHLSRAWRMSAFLGHYVEAVPAQMRTGTDWYKGSADAIYQNLNIITDEEPDFIFVFGADHVYRMDTRQMLDFHVSKRAACTVAAIPVPIEQGREFGIIDVGPDGRMRQFLEKPKDPPPMPGNPKMCLASMGNYLFTTEVLVQEVVRDAANETSAHDFGKSIISELYKYAPVYVYDFATNEIAGQEGKERGYWRDVGNIDVYYQSNMELVEVDPIFNLYNDRWPIHTQANNYPPAKFVFADQDNQRVGHATDSLIAEGCIISGGKVNRSVLSPKVRVNSYSEVEASILFENVTIGRRSRIRKAIIDKNVEIPPGTTIGYDPVEDKRRFHVTPDGVVVIPKGMKVT, from the coding sequence ATGTCCAAAGTCCTGGCGATGATTCTGGCGGGCGGCGCGGGCACGCGCCTGGAGCCCCTCACCCGTGAGCGGGCCAAGCCCGCCGTCCCCTTCGGGGGGCGCTACCGCATCATCGATTTCGCCCTGTCGAACTTCACCAACTCCGGCGTCTACCGCGTCAAGGTCCTCACCCAGTACAAGAGCGACTCGCTCAACAACCACCTGTCCCGCGCCTGGCGGATGTCGGCCTTCCTGGGCCACTACGTGGAAGCCGTGCCCGCGCAGATGCGGACCGGCACGGACTGGTACAAGGGCAGCGCGGACGCCATCTACCAGAACCTCAACATCATCACCGACGAGGAGCCCGACTTCATCTTCGTCTTCGGCGCGGACCACGTGTACCGGATGGACACGCGGCAGATGCTCGACTTCCACGTGTCCAAGCGCGCCGCCTGCACGGTGGCCGCCATCCCCGTGCCCATCGAGCAGGGCCGCGAGTTCGGCATCATCGACGTGGGCCCCGACGGGCGCATGCGCCAGTTCCTGGAGAAGCCCAAGGACCCTCCGCCCATGCCGGGCAACCCGAAGATGTGCCTGGCCTCCATGGGCAACTACCTCTTCACCACGGAGGTCCTGGTGCAGGAGGTGGTGCGCGACGCCGCCAACGAGACGAGCGCGCACGACTTCGGCAAGTCCATCATCAGCGAGCTCTACAAGTACGCGCCGGTGTACGTGTACGACTTCGCCACCAACGAGATTGCCGGGCAGGAGGGCAAGGAGCGCGGCTACTGGCGGGACGTGGGGAACATCGACGTCTACTACCAGTCCAACATGGAGCTGGTGGAGGTGGACCCCATCTTCAACCTCTACAACGACCGCTGGCCCATCCACACGCAGGCGAACAACTACCCGCCGGCCAAGTTCGTCTTCGCGGACCAGGACAACCAGCGGGTCGGCCACGCCACGGATTCCCTCATCGCCGAGGGCTGCATCATCTCCGGCGGCAAGGTGAACCGCTCGGTGCTGTCCCCGAAGGTGCGCGTCAATTCCTACTCGGAGGTGGAGGCGTCCATCCTCTTCGAGAACGTCACCATCGGCCGCAGAAGCCGCATCCGCAAGGCCATCATCGACAAGAACGTGGAGATTCCGCCGGGCACGACGATTGGCTACGACCCGGTGGAGGACAAGCGGCGCTTCCACGTCACGCCGGATGGCGTGGTGGTGATTCCCAAGGGCATGAAGGTGACGTGA